TTCTCCTTCGATCGTCAGAAGAATGCCCAGAACCCGTACCATAAAGTCTCTGGCGGCAGCTATGAGTACTTCGAAGGGATGGGCCTGCAGGACCTGATCAGCGAAATCAAAAAAGTGGACGACAACACCGTTCAGTTCGTGCTGACGCGTCCTGAAGCGCCGTTCCTGGCTGACCTGGCCATGGACTTCGCCTCTATTCTGTCAAAAGAATATGCCGACAACATGCTGAAAGCCGGCACGCCGGAGAAAGTTGACCTGAACCCAATCGGTACCGGTCCGTTCCAGCTGCAGCAGTACCAGAAAGACTCCCGTATTCTGTACAAAGCGTTCGAAGGTTACTGGGGCACCAAGCCGCAGATCGACCGTCTGGTCTTCTCCATCACGCCTGACGCCTCCGTGCGTTACGCCAAACTGCAGAAGAACGAGTGCCAGGTGATGCCGTATCCGAACCCGGCTGACATCGCGCGCATGAAGCAGGACAAAAACATCAACCTGCTCGAGCAGGCGGGTCTGAACGTGGGCTACCTCTCCTTTAACACCGAGAAGAAACCGTTTGATGACGTGAAAGTGCGTCAGGCGCTGACCTATGCGGTGAACAAAGAAGCGATCATCAAGGCCGTTTATCAGGGCGCTGGCGTTGCCGCGAAGAACCTGATCCCACCAACAATGTGGGGCTACAACGACGACGTTAAGGATTACACCTATGACGTTGAGAAAGCGAAAGCACTGCTGAAAGAAGCGGGCCAGGATAAAGGCTTTACCGTTGAGCTGTGGGCGATGCCAGTACAGCGTCCTTACAACCCGAACGCGCGCCGTATGGCCGAGATGGTTCAGGCTGACTGGGCGAAAATCGGCGTTCAGGCCAAGATCGTGACCTACGAGTGGGGCGAGTACCTGAAGCGTGCTAAAGCAGGTGAGCACCAGGCGGTCATGATGGGCTGGACCGGCGACAATGGGGATCCGGATAACTTCTTCGCGACCCTGTTCAGCTGTGCCGCGGCGAAAGACGGTTCTAACTACTCTCGCTGGTGCTACAAGCCGTTTGAAGATCTGATTCAGCCAGCGCGTGCTGCAGAAGATCACAACAAGCGTATCGAACTGTACAAACAGGCTCAGGTTGTGATGCATGACCAGGCGCCAGCGCTGATCGTGGCTCACTCAACCGTGTACGAGCCAGTGCGTAAAGAAGTTAAAGGCTATGTGGTTGATCCACTGGGCAAACACCACTTCGAAAACGTCTCTGTTGAATAATTAAAAGCAATGCCAGGCGGCGCTGCGCTTGCACTGGCCTACGGAATGTAGGCCGGGTAAGCGTAGCGCCACCCGGCAGCAGTGCTTTATTCCCTCTCTGAAAGGGGAGGGAATAAGATTTGTGAGCAATACAGACGTCTCGCCTCCAGGCGTACGTCATTAGAGAGAATCCGGGTTATGTTGCAGTTCATCCTCCGACGTCTGGGACTTGTTATCCCCACGTTTATCGGTATCACCCTTCTCACCTTTGCCTTCGTCCATATGATCCCCGGTGACCCGGTAATGATTATGGCGGGCGAGCGTGGAATTTCTCCTGAACGTCATGCACAGCTGTTAGCCGAACTGGGGCTGGATAAGCCTATGTGGCAGCAGTATCTCCACTATATCTGGGGGGTCATGCATGGTGATTTAGGTATTTCGCTGAAAAGCCGCCTGCCGGTGTGGGAAGAGTTCGTACCACGATTTAAAGCAACGCTGGAGCTCGGTGTCTGCGCCATGATTTTTGCCGTCTCCGTGGGTATCCCGGTGGGCGTGCTGGCTGCGGTGAAACGTGGCTCTATCTTTGATCATACCGCCGTAGGCCTGGCGCTGACCGGCTACTCCATGCCTATCTTCTGGTGGGGCATGATGCTGATCATGCTGGTGTCGGTGCAGTGGAACCTGACGCCGGTGTCCGGACGCGTCAGCGATATGGTCTTCCTTGATGACTCCAACCCGCTGACCGGCTTTATGCTGATCGACACGGCCATCTGGGGCGAAGAGGGCAACTTTATCGATGCGCTGGCGCATATGATCCTGCCGGCCATGGTGCTCGGTACGATCCCGCTGGCGGTGATCGTGCGTATGACCCGTTCGTCGATGCTGGAAGTGCTGGGCGAGGATTACATCCGTACCGCTCGCGCCAAAGGTCTGACCCGTATGCGGGTGATCATCGTTCATGCCCTGCGTAACGCCATGCTGCCGGTCGTCACGGTTATCGGCCTGCAGGTGGGAACGTTGCTGGCCGGGGCGATCCTGACCGAAACCATCTTCTCCTGGCCGGGTCTCGGTCGCTGGCTGATTGACGCACTGCAACGCCGTGACTATCCGGTGGTGCAGGGCGGTGTACTGCTGGTGGCGACGATGATTATTCTCGTCAACCTGCTGGTCGATTTGCTGTACGGCGTGGTGAACCCGCGTATTCGTCATAAGAAGTAAGGGGCCATCATGTCACACGTATCTGAAAATAAAGTGGTTGCTGCACCGGTTCCCATGACGCCGCTGCAGGAGTTCTGGCACTACTTCAAGCGCAATAAAGGCGCGGTTGTAGGGCTGGTGTATGTCTCCATCATGATCCTGATTGCGGTGTTCGCCAACGTGCTTGCCCCGTATAACCCGGCGGATCAGTTTCGCGACATGCTGCTGGCGCCGCCGGCCTGGCAGGAGGGGGGAACATTCGCTCACCTGTTAGGTACCGACGATGTCGGCCGCGATGTACTGTCCCGTCTGATGTACGGTGCGCGTCTGTCCCTGCTGGTGGGCTGCCTGGTGGTTGTGCTCTCGCTGGTTCTCGGCGTTGTTCTCGGCCTGGTGGCGGGTTACTTCGGCGGGCTGGTGGATAACACCATCATGCGTATCGTCGACATCATGCTGGCGCTGCCGAGCCTGCTGCTGGCGCTGGTGCTGGTGGCGATCTTCGGTCCGTCGATCGGCAATGCCGCTCTGGCGTTGACGTTCGTGGCGCTGCCTCACTACGTGCGATTAACCCGTGCGGCGGTGCTGGTGGAAGTGAACCGTGACTACGTTACCGCGTCTCGCGTGGCGGGTGCGGGTGCGATGCGTCAGATGTTCGTCAATATTCTCCCGAACTGTCTTGCGCCGCTGATTGTTCAGGCGTCGCTCGGTTTCTCTAACGCCATTCTCGATATGGCCGCTCTTGGCTTCCTTGGCATGGGTGCGCAGCCGCCAACACCGGAGTGGGGCACCATGCTCTCCGACGTGTTGCAGTTCGCGCAAAGCGCCTGGTGGGTTGTGACCTTCCCGGGTCTGGCGATCCTGCTGACGGTGCTGGCATTTAACCTGATGGGTGATGGTCTGCGTGATGCACTTGATCCCAAACTGAAGCAGTAAGAGGCACGAGATGGCGTTATTAAATGTAGATAAATTATCGGTGCACTTCGGTGACGTGGGCTCCGAGTTTCGCGCCGTAGATAGGATCAGCTACAGCGTAAATCAGGGTGAAGTGGTCGGCATCGTCGGTGAGTCAGGTTCCGGTAAATCGGTAAGCTCGCTGGCGATTATGGGGCTGATTGATTTTCCTGGCCGCGTAATGGCGGAAAGCCTGGCGTTTAACGGCCAGGATCTGAAGCGTATCTCTGAAAAAGAGCGTCGCAACCTGGTGGGCGCCGAAGTGGCGATGATCTTCCAGGACCCGATGACCAGCCTTAATCCCTGCTACACCGTTGGTTTCCAGATTATGGAAGCCATTAAGGTGCATCAGGGTGGGAATAAACAAACCCGTCGTCAGCGGGCAATCGACCTCCTGACCCAGGTGGGTATTCCCGATCCGGCCTCGCGTCTGGATGTCTATCCGCACCAGCTCTCCGGTGGGATGAGCCAGCGCGTGATGATCGCCATGGCGATTGCCTGTCGTCCGAAGCTGCTGATTGCCGATGAACCCACGACCGCGCTCGACGTGACCATTCAGGCGCAGATCATCGAGCTGCTGCTGGAGCTGCAGCAGAAAGAGAACATGGCGCTGATCCTGATCACCCATGACCTGGCGTTAGTGGCCGAAGCGGCGCATAAAATCATCGTGATGTACGCCGGACAGGTCGTGGAAACCGGGAACTCGCACGATATCTTCCGCGCGCCGCGTCACCCTTATACTCAGGCGTTGCTGCGTGCGCTGCCGGAGTTCGCCCAGGACAAGGCGCGTCTGGCGTCGCTGCCGGGCGTAGTGCCGGGTAAATATGACCGCCCGACCGGCTGTCTGCTGAACCCGCGCTGCCCGTATGCCACGGATAAATGCCGCGTTGATGAGCCGGATCTCTATACCCTCAGCGACGGCCGTCAGTCTAAATGTCACTACCCACTCGATGACGCCGGGAGGCCTACACTATGAGTTCGCAAGAGGCCACCATGCAACAGCCGCTGTTGCAGGCTATCGATCTGAAAAAACACTACCCGGTGAAGAAGGGGCTGTTTGCCCCGGAACGCCTGGTGAAAGCGCTGGATGGCGTCTCCTTTACTCTGGAGCGCGGCAAAACGCTGGCGGTGGTGGGGGAGTCCGGCTGTGGGAAATCCACTCTGGGCCGTCTGCTAACCATGATTGAAACCCCGACCGGGGGCGAGCTGTACTATCAGGGCCAGGATCTGCTCAAGCACGATCCTGATGCGCAGAAGCTGCGTCGCCAGAAAATCCAGATTGTGTTCCAGAACCCGTATGGTTCCCTGAACCCGCGTAAGAAAGTGGGGCAGATTCTGGAGGAGCCGCTGCAGATCAACTCCACATTGAGCAAAGAGCAGCGTCGCGAGAAAGCGCTGGCGATGATGGCGAAAGTGGGGCTTAAGACCGAGCATTACGATCGCTATCCGCACATGTTCTCCGGCGGTCAGCGTCAGCGTATCGCTATCGCCCGTGGTCTGATGCTCGACCCGGATGTGGTGATTGCCGATGAACCGGTCTCCGCGCTTGACGTGTCCGTCCGTGCGCAGGTGCTGAACCTGATGATGGATCTGCAGCAGGATCTAGGCCTGTCGTATGTCTTTATCTCTCACGACCTGTCGGTGGTGGAGCACATCGCGGATGAAGTGATGGTGATGTATCTGGGCCGCTGCGTAGAGAAGGGGACGAAAGATCAGATCTTTAATAACCCGCGCCATCCTTATACTCAGGCGCTGCTCTCCGCGACACCGCGTCTGAACCCGGACGATCGTCGGGAGCGCATCAAGCTGACCGGCGAGCTGCCAAGCCCGCTTAACCCGCCGCCGGGCTGTGCCTTTAACGCCCGCTGCCGCCGTCGCTTTGGGCCATGCACCCAGCTGCAACCGCAGTTAAAAGACTACGGCGGTCAACTGGTGGCCTGCTTCGCCGTCGATCAGGATGAAAACGGCGAAAAGCCTCTGGCGTAAGTGATAAAAAAACCGGCGATAAGCCGGTTTTTTATTGGAACGGGGAAAGGTTATTTCCGTAAACGAATCTGGTCGACAGCATGTTTCTCACTCTTGGTGAGGATCAGGCTGGCGCGCTCACGCGTTGGCAGGATGTTCTCTTTCAGGTTCACGTAGTTGATCTCATTCCAGAGCGAGGTGGCCACGTTAACGGCCTCTTCTTTCGAGAGCTGGGCGTAGTTATGGAAGTAGGAGTCAGGATCGGTGAACGCCCCTTCGCGGAACTTGAGGAAGCGGTTGATGTACCAGTTCTGCAGCAGATCTTCCGGCGCATCGACGTAGATAGAGAAATCGACAAAGTCAGAGACAAAGACATGATGCGGATCGTGAGGATAGTCCATCCCGCTCTGCAGCACGTTTAACCCTTCCAGAATCAGGATGTCCGGCTGCACCACCGTTTTATCCCCGTCAGGGATACGGTCGTAAATCAGGTGCGAATAGACCGGAGCCGTCACGTTTGGCACGCCCGATTTCAGATCCGACACGAATTTCACCAGACGGTGCATATCATAAGAGAGCGGGAAGCCCTTCTTCT
This genomic stretch from Leclercia sp. AS011 harbors:
- the dppA gene encoding dipeptide ABC transporter periplasmic-binding protein DppA produces the protein MSISLKKSGMLKLGLSLVAMTVAAGVQAKTLVYCSEGSPEGFNPQLFTSGTTYDASSVPIYNRLVEFKTGTTEVIPGLAEKWEVSEDGKTYTFHLRQGVKWQDSKEFKPTRDLNADDVVFSFDRQKNAQNPYHKVSGGSYEYFEGMGLQDLISEIKKVDDNTVQFVLTRPEAPFLADLAMDFASILSKEYADNMLKAGTPEKVDLNPIGTGPFQLQQYQKDSRILYKAFEGYWGTKPQIDRLVFSITPDASVRYAKLQKNECQVMPYPNPADIARMKQDKNINLLEQAGLNVGYLSFNTEKKPFDDVKVRQALTYAVNKEAIIKAVYQGAGVAAKNLIPPTMWGYNDDVKDYTYDVEKAKALLKEAGQDKGFTVELWAMPVQRPYNPNARRMAEMVQADWAKIGVQAKIVTYEWGEYLKRAKAGEHQAVMMGWTGDNGDPDNFFATLFSCAAAKDGSNYSRWCYKPFEDLIQPARAAEDHNKRIELYKQAQVVMHDQAPALIVAHSTVYEPVRKEVKGYVVDPLGKHHFENVSVE
- the dppB gene encoding dipeptide ABC transporter permease DppB — translated: MLQFILRRLGLVIPTFIGITLLTFAFVHMIPGDPVMIMAGERGISPERHAQLLAELGLDKPMWQQYLHYIWGVMHGDLGISLKSRLPVWEEFVPRFKATLELGVCAMIFAVSVGIPVGVLAAVKRGSIFDHTAVGLALTGYSMPIFWWGMMLIMLVSVQWNLTPVSGRVSDMVFLDDSNPLTGFMLIDTAIWGEEGNFIDALAHMILPAMVLGTIPLAVIVRMTRSSMLEVLGEDYIRTARAKGLTRMRVIIVHALRNAMLPVVTVIGLQVGTLLAGAILTETIFSWPGLGRWLIDALQRRDYPVVQGGVLLVATMIILVNLLVDLLYGVVNPRIRHKK
- the dppC gene encoding dipeptide ABC transporter permease DppC — encoded protein: MSHVSENKVVAAPVPMTPLQEFWHYFKRNKGAVVGLVYVSIMILIAVFANVLAPYNPADQFRDMLLAPPAWQEGGTFAHLLGTDDVGRDVLSRLMYGARLSLLVGCLVVVLSLVLGVVLGLVAGYFGGLVDNTIMRIVDIMLALPSLLLALVLVAIFGPSIGNAALALTFVALPHYVRLTRAAVLVEVNRDYVTASRVAGAGAMRQMFVNILPNCLAPLIVQASLGFSNAILDMAALGFLGMGAQPPTPEWGTMLSDVLQFAQSAWWVVTFPGLAILLTVLAFNLMGDGLRDALDPKLKQ
- the dppD gene encoding dipeptide ABC transporter ATP-binding protein, with protein sequence MALLNVDKLSVHFGDVGSEFRAVDRISYSVNQGEVVGIVGESGSGKSVSSLAIMGLIDFPGRVMAESLAFNGQDLKRISEKERRNLVGAEVAMIFQDPMTSLNPCYTVGFQIMEAIKVHQGGNKQTRRQRAIDLLTQVGIPDPASRLDVYPHQLSGGMSQRVMIAMAIACRPKLLIADEPTTALDVTIQAQIIELLLELQQKENMALILITHDLALVAEAAHKIIVMYAGQVVETGNSHDIFRAPRHPYTQALLRALPEFAQDKARLASLPGVVPGKYDRPTGCLLNPRCPYATDKCRVDEPDLYTLSDGRQSKCHYPLDDAGRPTL
- the dppF gene encoding dipeptide ABC transporter ATP-binding subunit DppF, translating into MSSQEATMQQPLLQAIDLKKHYPVKKGLFAPERLVKALDGVSFTLERGKTLAVVGESGCGKSTLGRLLTMIETPTGGELYYQGQDLLKHDPDAQKLRRQKIQIVFQNPYGSLNPRKKVGQILEEPLQINSTLSKEQRREKALAMMAKVGLKTEHYDRYPHMFSGGQRQRIAIARGLMLDPDVVIADEPVSALDVSVRAQVLNLMMDLQQDLGLSYVFISHDLSVVEHIADEVMVMYLGRCVEKGTKDQIFNNPRHPYTQALLSATPRLNPDDRRERIKLTGELPSPLNPPPGCAFNARCRRRFGPCTQLQPQLKDYGGQLVACFAVDQDENGEKPLA
- the coaA gene encoding type I pantothenate kinase — its product is MSKKEQMLMTPYLQFSRSQWAALRDSVPMTLTEGEIARLKGINEDLSLEEVAEIYLPLSRLLNFYISSNLRRQAVLEQFLGTNGQRIPYIISIAGSVAVGKSTTARVLQALLSRWPEHRSVELITTDGFLHPNEVLKERGLMKKKGFPLSYDMHRLVKFVSDLKSGVPNVTAPVYSHLIYDRIPDGDKTVVQPDILILEGLNVLQSGMDYPHDPHHVFVSDFVDFSIYVDAPEDLLQNWYINRFLKFREGAFTDPDSYFHNYAQLSKEEAVNVATSLWNEINYVNLKENILPTRERASLILTKSEKHAVDQIRLRK